A part of Doryrhamphus excisus isolate RoL2022-K1 chromosome 8, RoL_Dexc_1.0, whole genome shotgun sequence genomic DNA contains:
- the fbxo46 gene encoding F-box only protein 46, translated as MDRDTFSHIRLWCPRPFGTYSQNKARSPGTGSNAIAVNGAGSSSLCKGDPPPGARRAGDGAEDGGILGSGQEDNVGVEDVGSENTPPESELNSSPLTQSQTPMPTSTPPSLPSSGSQMEDGRVLLDTWYVIKPGNTKEKIAFFVAHQFSGAGHPRPSAMKVKGNWATDCSKAKRRRRCSSYDPPNRAHASEIHLSHGSTEAPTIPPSPDQPALDGANETDLLSVAQMVALVEQRTAMALRDIVAVHGTHQQPPSLTSHDQGLTTHQHTLLEGTESDPTSLRFVSDSSKGQASKETKESSSPIQTDQELEEQQESCRVAQAIAHFESQNLENRLHIGAGSGLGFSNRERELRGGTEPSIVTPPPPANHSHGEVRIAFRVSNLDPRSQLESASRSRCMFMSCGGGSNQAAARSKEKITCDLYQLVSPSSRDPSSLLLAATTAAPKPDGDLHPPDRQACGSPETTQEPSSGEKKTVGVGRERVTGFHVEVVVTGAVDQCVFYGKDSTENVQEETVCFAMPGGGGGVTSVASSTDHSSDDPPPGQLFFFPPPRGAEEESKATGSGRASGLCSLDCAHSGNGSQGAGVVVGPGERAPRPDSPLASVGEECSDPSLCRLYRHVSHDFLEIRFQIQRLLEPRQYMLLLPDHIMVNIFSYLPTRSLAALKCTCHYFKVLIETYGVRAVDSRWNQDPLYRDDPCKQCKRHYERGDVSLCRWHPKPYHHDLPYGRSYWMCCRRTDKDTPGCRVGLHDNNWVQQPADGSQPVRSKREDRQEEAR; from the exons ATGGACCGAGACACCTTCTCCCACATCCGCCTTTGGTGCCCGCGCCCCTTTGGCACCTACTCTCAGAACAAAGCAAGGAGTCCTGGCACGGGGAGCAATGCTATAGCTGTAAATGGGGCAGGGTCTTCCTCCCTCTGCAAAGGCGATCCCCCGCCTGGTGCCAGGAGGGCGGGCGATGGAGCAGAAGATGGGGGCATTCTGGGGAGCGGGCAGGAGGACAATGTAGGAGTGGAGGATGTGGGCTCAGAGAACACGCCACCTGAATCTGAGCTTAACTCAAGTCCCCTGACCCAGAGTCAGACCCCTATGCCCACTTCAACCCCTCCATCACTCCCCTCTTCTGGGTCCCAAATGGAAGACGGCCGAGTGCTGTTAGATACCTGGTATGTCATCAAACCGGGAAACACTAAGGAGAAGATTGCCTTCTTTGTGGCACACCAGTTTAGTGGGGCAGGCCACCCCAGACCCAGCGCAATGAAG GTTAAAGGTAACTGGGCGACTGACTGCAGTAAAGCAAAACGACGAAGGAGATGCTCGTCCTATGACCCACCAAACCGTGCCCATGCCTCGGAAAtacatctcagccatggctcAACCGAAGCACCCACTATACCTCCTAGCCCAGATCAGCCCGCACTCGATGGGGCCAACGAGACAGACCTGTTGTCAGTGGCTCAGATGGTTGCTTTGGTTGAGCAGAGGACAGCCATGGCCCTCCGAGATATTGTGGCTGTTCATGGGACCCACCAGCAACCGCCCTCTCTAACCAGCCACGACCAGGGCCTTACCACACACCAGCACACGCTACTCGAGGGAACAGAATCGGACCCCACCTCTTTGAGGTTCGTGTCTGACAGTTCAAAAGGTCAAGCTTCCAAAGAGACCAAGGAATCATCATCTCCCATTCAGACAGACCAGGAGCTCGAGGAACAGCAAGAGTCATGCCGGGTTGCACAGGCCATTGCACATTTTGAGTCCCAGAACCTGGAGAATCGCCTCCATATTGGCGCTGGTTCAGGACTAGGCTTTTCTAATCGAGAAAGGGAACTGAGGGGAGGAACCGAGCCCAGTATTGTCACACCTCCTCCACCTGCCAACCACAGCCACGGTGAGGTGAGGATAGCTTTTCGAGTGTCTAATCTGGACCCGCGTTCTCAGCTGGAGTCGGCGAGTCGGTCCCGCTGCATGTTTATGAGCTGTGGAGGCGGGAGTAACCAGGCTGCAGCAAGGTCAAAAGAGAAAATCACCTGTGACCTCTACCAGCTTGTCAGTCCCTCATCAAGAGACCCCAGCAGTCTGCTCCTTGCTGCCACAACCGCTGCCCCCAAACCAGATGGAGACCTCCATCCCCCTGACAGACAGGCCTGCGGCAGTCCAGAAACGACCCAGGAGCCTTCTTCTGGAGAGAAAAAAACCGTGGGCGTGGGTAGGGAGCGGGTGACTGGCTTTCACGTGGAAGTAGTGGTCACAGGTGCTGTGGATCAATGTGTGTTTTATGGCAAGGACAGCACAGAGAATGTGCAGGAGGAGACTGTGTGCTTTGCTATGCCTGGCGGGGGAGGAGGTGTCACAAGTGTAGCCAGCTCTACTGACCACTCATCAGATGATCCTCCTCCGGgacagctcttttttttcccacccccGCGAGGGGCAGAGGAGGAATCTAAAGCAACAGGTTCTGGCAGGGCGTCGGGATTATGCTCTCTGGACTGTGCACACAGCGGCAACGGCAGCCAGGGAGCAGGGGTGGTTGTGGGCCCGGGAGAGCGGGCGCCTCGACCGGACTCTCCCCTGGCCAGTGTTGGGGAAGAGTGTTCAGATCCATCACTGTGTCGCCTCTATCGCCACGTCTCCCATGATTTTTTGGAAATCCGCTTTCAGATCCAGCGCTTGCTTGAACCCCGCCAGTACATGCTGCTGCTCCCCGACCACATCATGGTCAATATCTTTAGTTACTTGCCAACACGCTCCTTGGCGGCCCTCAAGTGTACCTGCCACTACTTCAAAGTGCTGATCGAGACCTATGGAGTGCGGGCGGTGGACTCTCGCTGGAATCAAGACCCTCTATATCGGGATGACCCCTGTAAGCAGTGTAAGCGCCATTACGAGCGCGGGGATGTTTCATTGTGCCGTTGGCACCCTAAACCCTACCACCATGACCTGCCTTATGGACGTTCCTACTGGATGTGCTGCCGGCGCACAGACAAGGACACTCCAGGTTGCCGTGTCGGACTACATGACAATAACTGGGTCCAGCAGCCTGCTGATGGCTCTCAGCCCGTTCGATCCAAGAGGGAGGACCGGCAGGAGGAGGCCAGGTAG
- the sars2 gene encoding serine--tRNA ligase, mitochondrial: protein MSNMATCLFTSATTKRFFVLAPVMRHYSTKKTSLVVPRRFCHKYRSSLYEHVREGYSNKPELDMTGVVEDADKVIANVENRKGELCGEDVRRIACVWQQLQAIRAEISELEDQKQQISGIVKALVAKHTKKALTNLPEYNQSLLKGRDIRSRLNQLYPRETELDEEHYSRALRLPNTSHPDVPIGDESQARVVELVGQKPEFDFQPRGHVELGEELGLIRQRNLAHVSGHRSYYLRGVGARLQTALQNFALDTLQRRGFVPMVVPDMLKGAVFEGCGMQPNAHRSQVYSLDPARFPNLSLAGTGEVGVAGYFMDHAVNFKELPVRTVCSSTCYRAETDTGRETWGLYRVHHFNKVEMFGVTADETGEESTKLLEEFVSLQKEMFSALELHYRVLDMPTQELGLPAYRKYDIEAWMPGRNSYGEISSGSNCTDYQSRRLNILYEREDGSLQYAHTVNATACAIPRTIIAILETHQTKEGFVRVPAALQPYLGLQVIERPSYTPMKYIGPNQPYRPPRPAPKMR, encoded by the exons ATGTCAAACATGGCGACGTGCTTATTTACAAGCGCTACAACGAAAAGGTTTTTTGTGTTGGCGCCAGTGATGCGCCATTACTCTACAAAGAAGACGAGTTTAGTCGTTCCTCGTCGCTTTTGTCATAAATATCGGAGCAGTTTATATGAGCATGTCCGTGAAGGATATAGCAACAAGCCGGAACTGGACATGACAGGAGTGGTTGAAGACGCAGACAAAGTCATAGCTAATGTAGAAAATAGGAAGGGCGAGCTATGCGGCGAAGACGTCAGGCGAATT gCGTGTGTGTGGCAGCAACTCCAGGCAATAAGAGCAGAAATCTCAGAGCTGGAAGATCAGAAGCAGCAAATCAGTGGAATAGTCAAAGCTTTAGTG GCAAAGCACACAAAGAAAGCCCTAACCAAT CTTCCAGAGTACAACCAGTCTCTGCTGAAAGGTCGAGACATCCGCAGTCGACTGAACCAACTGTATCCCAGAGAGACGGAGCTGGATGAGGAACACTATAGCCGAGCCCTCCGTCTGCCCAACACTTCACACCCTGATGTT CCCATTGGAGATGAGAGCCAGGCGAGGGTGGTGGAGCTGGTTGGACAGAAACCAG AATTTGACTTCCAGCCCAGAGGCCATGTTGAATTGGGGGAGGAGTTGGGTCTCATCAGACAGAG AAACCTAGCTCATGTCTCAGGCCATAGGTCCTACTATCTGAGGGGAGTGGGGGCCAGACTTCAGACTGCGCTCCAGAACTTTGCACTTGACACACTGCAACGTCGT GGCTTTGTTCCCATGGTAGTACCTGACATGCTGAAGGGAGCAGTATTT GAGGGATGTGGCATGCAGCCCAATGCCCATCGCTCTCAGGTCTACTCACTGGACCCAGCTCGGTTTCCCAACTTAAGCCTGGCTGGCACTGGAGAAGTTGGAGTGGCAG GCTACTTCATGGATCACGCAGTTAACTTCAAGGAGCTACCTGTCAG GACAGTGTGTAGTAGTACATGCTACAGAGCAGAGACCGACACGGGACGAGAGACCTGGGGCCTCTATAGAGTCCATCACTTCAATAAG GTTGAGATGTTTGGAGTGACAGCAGATGAAACAGGAGAGGAGAGCACTAAGCTCCTGGAGGAGTTTGTGTCTTTACAAAAAGAGATGTTTTCTGCATTGGAGCTGCACTACAG AGTGCTGGACATGCCAACGCAGGAGTTGGGTCTTCCAGCTTACCGAAAATATGACATCGAAGCCTGGATGCCTGGAAGGAACAGTTATGGAGAg ATTTCCAGCGGCTCCAACTGTACCGACTACCAGAGCAGACGACTCAACATCCTGTACGAGAGAGAGGATGGCAGCCTGCAGTACGCCCACACG gtGAATGCTACAGCATGTGCCATCCCCAGAACAATCATTGCCATCTTAGAGACTCACCAGACCAAG GAAGGATTTGTGCGAGTCCCTGCAGCCTTGCAACCATATTTGGGCCTTCAAGTCATTGAAAGGCCATCGTACACTCCAATGAAGTACATCGGTCCAAACCAACCCTATCGCCCACCCAGGCCCGCTCCCAAAATGAGGTGA
- the si:dkey-260j18.2 gene encoding kelch-like protein 17 yields the protein MNAVRGGTVTWRPQPWQDGDGGGGEPLSDSDSEEEDFPDDSTTPLGDYITHGLKQLLDAQQLCDVTLLVEGKKFMCHRVLLAAVSPYFRAMFTSPLVESRLTEIRLEEVTPSVMETIIQFVYTGEAGLSLETAEDLFVAANRLQVMPLQDLCSRFLFEHLSVDNCLGMYSLARSHHDQLLLRASLRLVAQHFPQVSRHKDFLLLDHGTLGSLLSSDRLGVDSEAEVYDAARRWAEHKPLDRYAHMPTLLHHLRPGLLSQEESRRLNQELGPAAAGEGLGGPLRPREGMFEKKIVCVDLSPREDENLVARDYTVDCFDPRTGKWEKLAALDSLVSPGCTAVGDRLFVAGGILGTGSVSAAVHEYDTVLNRWLERPSMGLPRCMLGLLGCGDLLYALGGSNRSALLDSSEMLELATLKWAPGPRLPVPLRAFACAALRGRLYLLGGTTLEQNRAVVHSGVLIYHTLTDCWTRVALDSGATCLAGGVAVRGGVCAIGGYIRDTTKFLDGNYTNLETLDATGRVLFFREGRAFGVEREVTGGGVTVSAEQRGGSGGGSDRAPSPVVFPGLPRRIAAGGVARWKRRIYVLGGENGARFYDSVYCWKPGWRSWVQRREKLPGDTGGVSQFGCTTLKFPKKHILSRLRRAKESCVLDE from the exons ATGAATGCCGTGCGTGGGGGCACAGTGACATGGCGCCCCCAGCCATGGCAGGACGgggacggaggaggaggagaacctCTGTCCGACAGCGACTCAGAAGAGGAGGACTTCCCAGATGACAGCACCACCCCGCTGGGGGACTACATCACTCATG GTCTGAAGCAGCTTCTGGATGCTCAGCAGCTTTGTGACGTAACGCTACTTGTTGAGGGGAAGAAGTTCATGTGTCACAG GGTGCTGCTGGCAGCCGTGAGCCCGTACTTCCGGGCCATGTTCACGAGTCCTCTAGTGGAGTCTCGCCTCACTGAGATCCGACTGGAAGAAGTGACACCATCTGTCATGGAGACCATCATCCAGTTTGTGTACACCGGCGAGGCTGGGCTCTCTCTGGAAACTGCTGAGGATCTATTTGTGGCCGCCAATCGCCTTCAGGTCATGCCTCTACAGGACCTGTGCTCCAG GTTTCTGTTTGAGCACCTCTCGGTGGACAACTGCCTGGGGATGTACTCGCTAGCTCGATCCCACCACGACCAGCTGCTCCTGCGCGCCTCCCTCAGGCTGGTGGCCCAACACTTTCCACAGGTGTCCCGTCATAAGGACTTCCTCCTGCTGGATCACGGAACCCTAGGAAGCCTCCTGAGCTCTGACCGCTTGGGGGTGGACTCTGAGGCGGAGGTCTACGACGCCGCTCGGCGATGGGCCGAGCACAAACCGTTGGACCGTTACGCCCACATGCCAACTCTGCTTCACCACCTGCGTCCAGGGCTCCTGTCCCAGGAGGAGAGTCGGAGACTGAACCAGGAGCTGGGTCCCGCTGCAGCTGGTGAGGGTCTCGGCGGGCCTCTGCGTCCGAGGGAGGGTATGTTTGAGAAGAAAATCGTGTGCGTGGACCTGTCGCCGAGAGAAGATGAGAATTTAGTCGCCCGAGACTACACCGTGGACTGCTTTGATCCGCGGACCGGGAAGTGGGAGAAGCTGGCGGCCTTGGACTCACTGGTGAGTCCTGGCTGCACGGCTGTAGGCGACAGACTGTTTGTGGCTGGAGGGATTCTGGGGACAGGCTCGGTGTCTGCTGCTGTCCACGAATACGACACCGTTCTGAATCGCTGGCTGGAGCGTCCGTCCATGGGCCtgccccggtgcatgctgggcCTGCTGGGCTGTGGCGACTTGCTCTACGCTTTAGGGGGCAGCAATCGATCTGCGCTTTTGGACTCGAGTGAGATGCTGGAGCTGGCAACGCTTAAGTGGGCGCCGGGTCCTCGCTTACCAGTCCCCCTGCGTGCGTTTGCCTGTGCAGCTCTACGGGGGCGACTCTACCTTTTAGGTGGAACCACGCTGGAACAAAACCGTGCCGTGGTCCACTCCGGGGTCCTTATCTATCACACCCTTACAGACTGCTGGACTCGTGTGGCTCTGGACTCCGGCGCCACCTGCCTTGCTGGAGGTGTAGCAGTGCGAGGAGGGGTCTGTGCCATCGGGGGTTACATAAGGGACACCACTAAGTTCCTAGACGGAAACTACACTAATCTGGAGACTTTAGATGCTACTGGCCGGGTGCTGTTTTTCCGGGAAGGCAGGGCATTTGGCGTGGAGCGGGAGGTGACCGGGGGAGGGGTGACGGTCTCCGCAGAACAGCGCGGGGGTTCAGGCGGGGGCAGCGACAGAGCTCCGAGCCCCGTGGTTTTCCCAGGCCTGCCGCGGCGGATCGCAGCCGGGGGCGTGGCTCGGTGGAAACGGAGGATTTATGTTTTGGGCGGGGAAAATGGCGCCCGATTTTATGACAGCGTCTACTGCTGGAAACCTGGCTGGCGCAGCTGGGTGCAAAGACGCGAGAAACTCCCCGGAGACACGGGCGGGGTCAGCCAGTTTGGGTGCACCACTCTCAAGTTCCCCAAGAAACACATCCTGTCCAGACTGAGGAGAGCCAAAGAAAGCTGCGTTCTGGACGAGTAG